A region from the Bradyrhizobium erythrophlei genome encodes:
- a CDS encoding ABC transporter substrate-binding protein: MRRFIAVIMTMGLVYLLCGAPNGVADEKTFIMGYDPTGPACHLGQYAALAKGFFAEEGLRVRGIAALDNRTAVSEGRSHRLWVKTDAGLTEADFGYFDTDQLHHMVAGNVDYYIVDGNHFGCWSVMVAPDAPVQSPADLKGKTIEILPYAVEPFLLHGHMWLHHWLKAPGLDAPRDITLMTMPWEALPSLNDYVAEGFKTGKFAAVAVGEPRPSLMEDKHIARRLVTQNDTTYNNEYCCLTVIKRAIVDNDPETAAKIARAFRHAREWAGQHPREAVLAAQAAGYYGAAVPVEASVKAVKSLGFDSQLDPALALERAFKTRIESGAIKTDKTPQELVRLYYRKLE, translated from the coding sequence ATGAGACGCTTTATTGCAGTCATCATGACCATGGGGCTCGTTTACTTGTTATGTGGGGCGCCTAATGGCGTCGCGGACGAGAAGACTTTCATCATGGGCTACGACCCGACGGGGCCGGCCTGTCACCTCGGCCAGTATGCGGCTCTCGCGAAAGGCTTCTTCGCCGAAGAAGGCCTGCGGGTCCGGGGCATCGCCGCGCTCGACAATCGCACTGCCGTCTCCGAGGGCAGATCCCATCGACTCTGGGTGAAGACCGACGCGGGGCTCACGGAGGCCGATTTCGGATATTTCGACACGGACCAGCTTCATCACATGGTGGCCGGAAATGTCGACTATTACATCGTCGACGGCAACCACTTCGGCTGCTGGTCGGTGATGGTCGCGCCCGACGCGCCGGTCCAGTCCCCCGCCGACCTCAAGGGGAAGACGATCGAGATCCTTCCATATGCCGTCGAACCGTTCTTGCTGCACGGTCATATGTGGCTTCATCATTGGCTGAAGGCACCGGGGCTGGATGCTCCCAGAGACATCACACTGATGACCATGCCCTGGGAGGCGCTGCCGAGTCTGAACGACTATGTGGCGGAGGGGTTCAAGACGGGGAAGTTCGCCGCGGTCGCCGTGGGAGAGCCACGCCCATCGCTGATGGAGGACAAGCACATCGCTCGGCGGCTCGTCACCCAGAACGATACAACGTACAACAACGAATATTGCTGTCTCACGGTCATCAAGCGCGCGATCGTCGACAACGACCCCGAGACCGCGGCCAAGATCGCACGGGCATTCAGGCACGCACGGGAATGGGCCGGCCAGCACCCGCGCGAGGCGGTGCTCGCCGCACAAGCGGCTGGCTACTATGGCGCGGCAGTCCCGGTCGAGGCATCGGTCAAGGCCGTGAAGAGCCTCGGCTTCGACAGCCAGCTCGACCCGGCGCTCGCGCTCGAGCGGGCGTTCAAGACGCGGATCGAGTCGGGCGCCATCAAGACCGATAAGACGCCGCAGGAGCTGGTCCGTCTCTACTACCGCAAGCTCGAGTAG
- a CDS encoding redoxin domain-containing protein — protein sequence MDKHRLRPWRRMLVLTAICCNLHLALVSGHAQSRFEGEGRVVALDESEGIVTLDHGPISGLMPAMQMAFPVQRAEQLVGLQAGALVRFALQARGTEWVIVTIEPVGDHPPPHLTRFPAPDFTLPTLSGAPVRLSDLLGKVVLLNFWVTWCGSCRAEMPTIDALYRRYKNRGLEVLAVNLDAATTSKVQALVGELGTTFRVGLDPSSSIARTYRVAGLPTTYLIDRAGNIVVQEIGARDWLDANSRLAIEGLLQ from the coding sequence ATGGATAAGCATCGCCTGCGCCCTTGGCGTCGAATGCTGGTCTTAACCGCCATCTGCTGTAATTTGCATCTGGCTTTAGTCTCTGGGCATGCCCAATCCCGTTTCGAGGGAGAGGGCCGCGTGGTGGCACTCGACGAGAGCGAAGGCATAGTGACCTTGGACCACGGTCCAATTTCGGGTCTCATGCCGGCCATGCAAATGGCCTTTCCGGTACAGCGGGCTGAGCAACTCGTGGGACTTCAGGCGGGTGCGCTGGTGCGATTCGCCCTTCAGGCTCGTGGCACTGAATGGGTGATTGTTACGATCGAGCCGGTCGGGGATCATCCGCCCCCTCATTTGACGCGCTTCCCGGCTCCTGACTTCACCTTGCCCACACTGTCGGGGGCGCCGGTCCGCCTCTCGGATCTACTCGGCAAAGTGGTCCTCCTAAACTTCTGGGTGACGTGGTGCGGGTCGTGCCGGGCGGAAATGCCGACCATCGATGCGCTATATCGGCGTTACAAAAATCGTGGACTCGAGGTGCTGGCCGTCAATCTCGATGCGGCCACCACTTCAAAGGTGCAAGCGTTGGTGGGTGAATTGGGGACGACGTTTCGCGTTGGGTTGGATCCGTCATCGTCTATCGCCAGAACCTATCGGGTCGCTGGTCTACCCACCACGTATCTCATCGATCGCGCCGGCAACATAGTTGTCCAGGAAATCGGTGCGCGGGACTGGCTGGATGCGAACAGCCGACTGGCGATAGAGGGGCTGCTGCAATAA